The Heliorestis convoluta genome includes the window TTGCAATTATTGCAAGTAGAAGGAGTACTTTTTTATTCTTTTTATTAAAGAAGACAGCAAATCGATTGGCAAACATGCTAAAACCCCTTTTCGAAACACTTTTCCACTGTTTTCACCTTATTTATAAGGAAATTGTAACGGATCTTACGAGCGATGACCATTGATGATTGGTGGCAATCTATGTAATGATTTCCTTCTTGGCTCTTAACGCTCTTGCCATGATTTACTTTCTTTTTCACAAGCTTGGAAAAAGCATTGACAAAGTTGCAAAATAGGTTTAATATAGTAATTGAAATTGGTTATCATTCACTAAGTAATAATCATCAGGAGGAAGTAGCAATGTTTAAGGATTATTTCGTAGACGAACACGCACAGGAGAAAATTGAAAACACTAGAAAGCTCATCATGGAATCAGGTCTATTTGATCGTGACGCTGAATTACCCCCTGCTAAATCACTAGATATGTAAGATATCCCTTTATTTGATAATGCCTTCTAATACCCTTGGAGTAGGACTTTATTAAAAAATAATAGGATCGCAATTAAGCCCACGGCACTTTTATAGGCCGTGGGCTTCGGGGTTTAATCTGTGGGGTTTAATTCTGTAGGCTTCTATCTTTAGGCAATTTACAATATAAAACTCGATTCTGATTCCCTATTACTGGAACTGGATTGCATTTTCATTTCTAGTCACTGGTTGATCGTAGGCATTGTGTCCTGTTTCGAGCATCTCATTTTCTACATAAAAAGACACCGCATCATAGTCGGGCAACTCGGTAAAGGTGTTGACAATAGCATTGATGGCGAGAAACTCAGAGGCGCTGCCACCTAGATTCGCAAAGCCTTCATTGAAGTTTAGCGAAAGAATCTTACCTTCTATTGTATAGTCAATCAGTTCGGCGTCTGTCGGTAAGACGGCTCCGTATTCACCTGGTTTTTTCAGTTCTTCGAACAACGCTCGAATCAAATCTTCTTGCTCTTCAATTTCTCTTTCAACGCGATTTAAGTATTCTGCTTCCTGATCAGCAAAGTACAAGACAACTTGAATGGCTTCTTCTGACAATTGTTCTTGTACTGGCTCTTGGCTCTGATTGCTTCCATTATCGGTACTATTTCCTGTACAACCCACGAAAAAGATCATCGATAAAACCAAAAAGAGAGCTCCTAGAAACAG containing:
- a CDS encoding GerMN domain-containing protein; amino-acid sequence: MTRKKLFLGALFLVLSMIFFVGCTGNSTDNGSNQSQEPVQEQLSEEAIQVVLYFADQEAEYLNRVEREIEEQEDLIRALFEELKKPGEYGAVLPTDAELIDYTIEGKILSLNFNEGFANLGGSASEFLAINAIVNTFTELPDYDAVSFYVENEMLETGHNAYDQPVTRNENAIQFQ